The genome window ATAATAGGTTCAGCTGAGTCATAACCCATCTCAAACATTTGCTCAGATCAAGCTACACAATGCTGAGACAGCGATGAGGTGAAACCTGAAGGCAGGCCCACGCTCCAGCCAAGGATCCCCACCAACATCAGACGTCCCCAACAATGAAGATTACTCAACGAAACCGGGGTCTCCGTATACGTCACTCTGTGTTTACGTGGGGAATTCCTCTGGAAAACCTGCTGTGGAAGAAAAACTGAGGTCACCAACTATGGAGAGGGGTGACATCTGCTGGATACAGTATTCCTGGCAACTTTACACTGAAACTGTACAATACAGTATCCAACTCTAGATGGCAGACTGGAGGCATGCAGCTGTATGTATTTCAGGATACCTGTTAATTTTTCAAGTTTGTACAAATGCAATACTAGATGCTGTGACTGTTTCTCCGGTCCGTACTGGCCCTGAGGTGGACCATGATATGGGTCAAAATCTTAAATCCTTCTTCTGTGCATAACATTTTCAGGTTGACAAAACTAATAAAAAGTTGCAGCAGCTTCAGCTGAACTCAAGAATGCATTTATAATTCACCCAGCTGGACGCAACAAAGACTATGGATTTTGACGTTCCATCTTTTTTGGAGTTGCAGTAGGAAGGGATCTCCTTGTGGCCAGTATGGACAGATGGAATAATTACAGCAACCAATAGCTTTCAATTTTGTGAGTAATGTattaaaaaagactaaaaaaagtatGAACCTATTTTTCTAacttccttttctgttttttaacttaaagttcctctgtttttaatttacttgTATAAGAGTAATTGGTTGATATGTGTCAGAAATGAGTAAGGACAGTTAGAGAGCTttaacttttattattattccaaaAAGTTAACAAACCAGTTTGAAAAGCTTAAAATATTTCCCATTTTTCCTGCCTATACATCGCATATTCTGCTCTGTCTAAATCACTGACTCAAACCTTAACGTTTGACATTGAGATATGAACGCAAACCTACAAACGATATGTAGTATAAAAGGTAAAGTTAAATCaatgtatataaaatatatttcaattCAAATTACCGTCCCACACATGGCACATGAACTTATAACTACAGCACTCATTTCAGCTTCTCACCAAATGTCACAAAAAGGCAGATTAAATCACCATTGTCAAAAGAACATTTGAATTATGTCACCCATTTTTTTCAAtacatttttactgttttctgcAGTCCTTAGAAACTGAAATGGTTTTTGATGTCTTTGATCTGTTTCATCATGTCACCAATTTGCTGTCCCTGTTCTCTGAGGACATCCTGAACGACCTTCTTCTGGTGGGCATTGAGTGAGACTGTTGTCCTGGCTGCAGGCACATCCTTGTCCACTTGCGACTTCTGGTACTCCATCTTCATGTTCACCTGTTTAATGCAGTTGTCCAAGTGTTTCAGCTGATCGCCGATGATCTGCAGCTCCTTCTTCATATCCTTTTCACTGTTTGACAGAATTGGTAGTTGGCTTTGCAGGCTGCCCAGCACTTTTTTAACCCTGTTCATAATGGTTTCCTGGCGATACTTTGCATCTTCATACTTATCAGCCAACCTCTCTGCTGCCTCTCTCagactcttcctctcctccctgcaCAGAGTCAACTCTTCCAGCTGCTTGTTCTTTTGGCCTGTTAGGAGTTTCACCCTTCTCTGCATCTCTTCACGGGCCATGTCCTGCTTGAGAATGTACTCTTCACTGAAGACTTGTGTGGCTCTGCTGAGGAGCTGGAGACACTCTGGAGGTGGTGGTGATTTGTCCTTGTCTCCAGCCTTGAGTACAAGAGGATTGGTGGAGCTACGTGCCAGGATGTTGCGGATGTGCTGCTCAAAAGAGTCGTCAGCCAGGCCACGCAGAGGGGAGCTCCCAGAGCCTGGACCTGGATGAGAACAGagcaggggaggggagggagggcgAATGGAGCTCAGCAGGGGCAACAAGATGCACTCATAGGTGCTGGTGATGCAAATCATGGTGGCACCCAAGGAAAGGTCAGACACAATCAAAAAGCCATGAACCGGAGCTGACTGACTAGTATGGAGTGGTCTGGTACAAAGAATGTGCTCCACAATACAGCGCTTCTCAGCAGCCAGCTCCTGAAGACTGTCCTTATCCTCCTCGCCTGACTGAAGAAACTTCTGCAGCTTGTTGACCCAGATTAGCCCCACACTGTGCACTCCTGCTTCGTGGGTGCAATGATACCTGAGCTGGCATAAGGGGTCTCTGTGCAGTCTGATTGGGCAGGTGAAATCAAATTCTTGGGGCTCCTCATCCTCTCCTGTGGCTACTTTGAGGGTGAGCTCCAGCTCAACACACTCAAATACATAGAGAGCTGGCACGGCCTCTGTTCCTCGACTCCACTTCTCCACTGCCcctgcctcttcctcttcttcagacTCCAACAccacacagtgatacagtgtGCCTGTTTCAGTGGCGATGACGAGGATACTAGGCACACATGGCAGGCAGAGAATGGCACAAGCATCATAGCCATAGTTATCCTCTGCTGCAGGATACATTGGGAGGGGTCCAACAGGTTTTGTCAGACTCACACCGTTTGCCTGGCTCGTGTAGCTCACATAGGTCTCCCCATTTTCGTAGAGGATGTACAGAGGGTAGACCAGCTGTTCTTTGGAGCTCCGTGCTGCCAGCTGTCGAAATGGGGGTGACATCGGCCCAAAGTCAAAAGCCACTGCTATCTCGCCAAGAGATGCTGCATAGGAGCGGGCGGGAGGatggctgctgctgtcatcttcCGACTGTGACAGTGATAGCACTTTGGCCGGCGTTTGGGGCGACTTCAAGCCGTAAAACCTGATGGTGTTGTCGGATGTGAGCAGCACCAGGTGGGGCTCATCGGTCTCGCTGGGGTACCAAGCCGCCTGCCGTAGACTCACCGACGGTGAGCTGGTGAAGAAGCGCTCCGCAACCGGGATTGTCTTACAGTTGATCTCACTCCGTCCGCCCTCGAACTCGGACCTCTTTCCCCACCGTTGAGGAAGCTCCAGCACCGAGACGCCCCGCTGACCGACGAGAGCGACGTGGTGTTGAGTTGGACTTAGCAACACCTGGCACAGCTCGAAGAGAGGAGGGTTGATGCACAGCAAGGTTTGGTATTTCCCGCTACTGCGACTCTCATCTGTGTTAAGCTGTCGCAAGTTGGTCGTGTAAAACACGCGGTCTGTGTCATCCCACACAAACAAGTCCCCACCCAAACAAAAGGTGAGGTTTTTATCAATCCCTCTTTCATTCGCGGTGGGTTCTGACTCCAACTTCTCTCGTATCTTTTGGAAAATAATATGGTTTGGTAAGTCATTTAGCCACCGCTCCGTGCCGAATGCCGCCATCTTGATCCGCCGTCTGCTCAGTCACAAGGAACTATGGCAACAAGAGAACTTCACGACA of Epinephelus lanceolatus isolate andai-2023 chromosome 4, ASM4190304v1, whole genome shotgun sequence contains these proteins:
- the nup88 gene encoding nucleoporin 88, with product MAAFGTERWLNDLPNHIIFQKIREKLESEPTANERGIDKNLTFCLGGDLFVWDDTDRVFYTTNLRQLNTDESRSSGKYQTLLCINPPLFELCQVLLSPTQHHVALVGQRGVSVLELPQRWGKRSEFEGGRSEINCKTIPVAERFFTSSPSVSLRQAAWYPSETDEPHLVLLTSDNTIRFYGLKSPQTPAKVLSLSQSEDDSSSHPPARSYAASLGEIAVAFDFGPMSPPFRQLAARSSKEQLVYPLYILYENGETYVSYTSQANGVSLTKPVGPLPMYPAAEDNYGYDACAILCLPCVPSILVIATETGTLYHCVVLESEEEEEAGAVEKWSRGTEAVPALYVFECVELELTLKVATGEDEEPQEFDFTCPIRLHRDPLCQLRYHCTHEAGVHSVGLIWVNKLQKFLQSGEEDKDSLQELAAEKRCIVEHILCTRPLHTSQSAPVHGFLIVSDLSLGATMICITSTYECILLPLLSSIRPPSPPLLCSHPGPGSGSSPLRGLADDSFEQHIRNILARSSTNPLVLKAGDKDKSPPPPECLQLLSRATQVFSEEYILKQDMAREEMQRRVKLLTGQKNKQLEELTLCREERKSLREAAERLADKYEDAKYRQETIMNRVKKVLGSLQSQLPILSNSEKDMKKELQIIGDQLKHLDNCIKQVNMKMEYQKSQVDKDVPAARTTVSLNAHQKKVVQDVLREQGQQIGDMMKQIKDIKNHFSF